The Acinetobacter lwoffii genomic sequence CACCCAGACCACCGCCGATATCGATGTGTTTGAGGTGAATGCCCAGCTCTTTTAACTGGTCGATCATCACAATGACACGATCCAGTGCATCGACAAATGGCTGGGTTTCAGTCAGCTGTGAACCGATATGGCAGTCAATCCCAACCACATCCAGATTTGGCAATGACGCTGCATATTGATAAGTTTCAAACACGCTATCAGACGGAATACCGAATTTATTTTCTTTTAAGCCGGTTGAAATATAAGGATGGGTTTTGGCATCGACATCAGGATTCACACGTAATGAAATCGGCGCTTTGATATTTAATTCAGCCGCAACCTTCTGGATACGATCCAGCTCGGCATAAGATTCCACGTTGAAACAGGCAATGCCGACTTCCAACGCTTTTTTGATATCCGCTTCAGATTTACCCAAGCCCGAAAATACGATTTTCGAAGGCTCACCACCGGCTTTCAGCACACGCGCCAATTCACCACCGGTCACAATATCAAAACCGGCACCCTGTTTGGCCAATACATTCAATACCGCAAGATTAGAGTTGGACTTTACCGCAAAACAGATTTGATGGTCGATAAAATCAAAAGCACGGTCCATATCTAAAAAATGCTTTTCCAAAGTGGCTTTAGAATAAACATAGAGTGGTGTGCCGAATTGCTCCGCGAGCTGTTGTAATGAACATTGCTCAGCGTGCAATACCCCATTAATGCGGGTGAAACTCATGAAGGTATCCTTTCTGTGAAAGCGTTATGGAGTGGTTTTAACGTCTGAATCGGTAGGTGCAGCAAACTGTTGTTGCACAGGTGCCTCGCGTTCTTCATCGGACGCTTTAGGCTCAGTTTCAGTATTTTTGTATAACAGATACTTGGCACGCTTGTCGTAATTCGGATCATTTGGCAAGTGCAAAGCACCTGACTGTCCACAACCTGCAAGAACAAGACCTGTCGCTAAGATACTGATGTAGCAAATGACTTGGCGCATCTGACCACCTAATGTAATAGTTTCGATGAAGTATAACGCGATCATTCGGCATGACCCAAGCGTTAAACGCTAGAGAGTATCTTTAGACAAAAAAAAACGCCAGCAGATCGCTGACGTTTTTATTGATAAGGTTTATTTATGTTTCTGTTTATAGAAACCAAAATAGCCAATGATTAGCAGGATAAACCAGATCGGACTGATCATCAGTGCCTGGCGAGTATCCTCTTCCAGTGCTAAGACCACGATCATGCTCAGGAAGAAGATAATCACGATCCAACAGGTCACTAAACCACCTGGTAATTTAAAGGTCGATTTGGCATGCAGCTCTGGTCGTGTTTTGTAATACACGATATAGCTCCAGATAATGATGATCCAGACACAGATAAACAGAATCGTAGATAAAGTCGTTGCCAAGGTAAAGGCCCGAACTGTATCCGGAACAAAATACTGGAGTGCTGCTCCCAGCAACAAACATACCGCCGAGAAATACAAGGCATTGGCAGGCACTGCGCGACGGTTCAGACGACCAAAAGCCATCGGTGCCTGCTCTTCACGCGACAGGCCAAACAGCATACGGCTGGTCGAGAATACGCCACTGTTCATCGATGACATCACCGAGGACAATACCACCAGGTTCATGATAATCGCAGCCGCTGCAATGCCAGCCTGACTGAACAGGTTTACAAAGGGCGAAACATTCGGGTCAATCTGGTTCCATGGAGTTACTGACATCACAATGAGCAGTGCCAATACATAGAAAATAATGATACGGATCGGAATAGAGTTCACCGCTTTTGGCAGGTTCTTTTCCGGATCTTTGGTTTCAGCCGCGGTAGTCCCCACCAGTTCCACCCCCACAAAGGCAAAGATGGCAATCTGGAAACCGGCCAGGAAGCCCATGGCACCCGTTGGGAACAAACCGCCATGCTCCCAGATATGACTAAAGGATGCGACCGTACCAACATCATTGGTAAAGCCGGTAAATACCATCCACAGACCAACGGCAATCAGCACCACAATGGCGATAATTTTGACCAGGGCAAACCAGAATTCCATTTCACCAAACAGTTTTACCGTGACCAGATTCAGCCCCATGATAAACACAATCGCGGCAACACTGATCATGACGCCTTCTTCAGGGCTAAAGGGCAAACCATTATTGAAGAATTGCAGATAATAAATAATGGCTGACAGATCTGCAATCCCGATGGTGATCCAGCACAGCCAGTAGGTCCAGCCAACAAAGTATCCGGCCCAAGGCCCGATCAGATCCGTGGCAAAATCAATAAAAGATTTATATTGCAAATTGGAGAGTAACAGTTCACCCAATGCACGCATCACCAGAAAGACCATAAAACCGATGATCATATAAATCACCAGAATCGAAGGACCTGCAAGACTGATGGTTTTACCCGAACCCATAAACAGGCCGGTTCCGATGGCGCCCCCAATGGCAATTAACTGTAGGTGCCGATTGGACAAACTCCGCTTTAATTCACCGTGCTCTGCCGATGAATTGTTATATTTTTCTGACATTATTAATTACAACTTTGAGTTTTACTCGCGACAAATTAACGTAAAAAATGCTGAATACAAAAATAAAATTTGCATCATTTGTATTTCCTGATTAATTGAAGAAGTTAATTTATTTTTCTTATATCGCTCTCCAGTTACATTTTTGCTTTATTTTTGACCTGAAAGATTCCAGTAATTTCTTGTCAAATTTTTAAAACTGTGTAAAAAATAAAACACTATTCAGCCAATTTATGCATTCAGGATGAATGCATCTGGCATAGCAATTGCTTTTTAATCAATACCTCGAACTACACAGACATGGATCAATAAGAAGAATTTTATGCAAAATTTACAAAGTTTAATGGAAACTTTAAGCGGCTGGGTCTGGGGCCCTTATATGCTGGTACTAATTGTTGGTACCGGGATTTTCCTTACCTTCCGTTTATTGTTCTGGCAGTTCCGCATGTTGCCCCTAGCCTTCAAACAGGTCTTTGGCAAGCACCCTGACCATTCAGGGGACATTTCCCAATTTGCTTCATTGATGACCGCACTCTCTGCCACGATTGGTACCGGTAACATTGCCGGCGTAGCCACTGCCTGTGTCCTCGGGGGTCCGGGCGCCGTGTTCTGGATGTGGATGACCGCCCTGTTTGGTATGGCCACCAAATATGGCGAAGGTGTTCTGGCAGTCAAATACCGAGTGAAAAATGAGAAGGGTGAAATGTCTGGTGGTCCGATGTACTACATCGAACGTGGTCTGAAATGGAAATGGCTGGCGCTGATTTTTGCCTTGTTCGGGACACTGGCTTCTTTTGGGATTGGCAGTTCAGTACAGTCGAATACCGTAGCACTTGCGGTTGAAAACAGCTTGGGCATCGAAACCTGGATAACGGGTATTATTATTACTGCCTTTTCAGCACTGGTGATTTTGGGCGGGATCAAATCAATTTCCAAAGCTTCTTCTGTGATCGTGCCGATTATGGCAGTGGGTTATGTTGCTGGCGGTCTGATTATTATTTTAAATAATCTGGAACTGGTCATGCCGGCACTAAAAATGATCTTCAGCTATGCCTTTACCGGTGAAGCCGCAGTGGGCGGTGCGATTGGTGCAGCGATTCGTTATGGTGTAGCACGTGGTGTATTCTCCAACGAAGCTGGCATGGGTTCTGCGCCGATTGCTGCCGCAGCGGCAAAAACCGATCATCCAGCCCGTCAGGGTCTGGTGTCTATGACCGGTACCTTTATTGATACGATTATTGTCTGTTCAATTACCGGTATTGTCCTGGTGATGGGTTATATCATGGCCGGTAATTCATTCGGAGATCAAACCGGTGCGGTACTGACTATCGGCGTGTTCGACAAACTGCTGCCGGGTGTCGGTGGTTGGGTGGTCACTTTCGGTATTATTTTCTTCGCCTATTCCACCATTTTAGGCTGGAGCTACTACGGAGAAAAATGTGCCACCTATTTACTCGGTGAAAAATTCGTACTGCCTTACCGTATCATTTACATTGCTACAGTTTTCATTGGCTGTGTGGCCACACTGGATCTGGTCTGGCTATTTGCCGACACCTTCAACGGCCTGATGGCGGTTCCAAACCTGATTGGTTTATTACTTCTGTCTGGTGTTATTGCCAAAGAGTCGAAAGACTTCATTGCAAGACGTAAATCTGGTGAACTTTATTAATTGATAAGTTATTATTTAACTACTCAATTCAAATAGTAAAAAGCCACGTTAATCGTGGCTTTTTATGCTTCATCTTTTCCATTCTTCATCATGAAAATTTAGCAACGTAAACCACTACAAGCCAGCTTGTCCCACTCAGATTCAAGCTCCAACGCTAGTCCTAAAGATAAAACAAAAAACTGAATGCCTTTAATTTTCATATTGCCCTGTTCATCTTCCAGATATCCACTCAATTTTTGATAGGTTTTATGATGCAGATCAAAAGGTACATCCAGATAAAGACCACCCAGGTAGATTTCACTATGGACGGTTTGATCCACACCTAAACACGGCATATAGACAATGCCCTGTTGCTCTAGCCAGCCGATCAACATTTGGCGAACCGAGTTTGCGTCCCGATCTGGATGGACATAATGATCAAAATGCACAAACAGCACATCACGGTTTTTTTCGCGTGCGATCGCATCAATATGTTTCAACAATTGTGACAAGATCTGTTCCATTCCAGCATAACAAGATGGGCATTATAGACGGCGTTGACGCATAGCATTCAAATCAGCATAAATAAAAACGACAAGACTTGTCGTAAAAACCATGATTTTTCAGGTGAAAGACTTGGTTTTCGATGGCATTCACCGCTATGCTGTCACTCAATTTCAATCGCTTCATCTTCAAATATGGCTAAAGCAAAAAGTGTGTATCGTTGTGAACAATGTGGTGCCGATCATCCAAAATGGTCGGGGCAGTGTTCTGAATGCGGGGAATGGAACAGCCTGGTTGAGGTAACCATTGCACCGGCAGTGACGCATCGTGCTCAGCCAAAAATTGGTGGTGGATATGCGGGCCAGGCGTCCAGCATCACGACTTTAAATCAGGTTTCAGTCTCTCATGAAACCCGTCTGCCGACGGGTATCAGCGAATTTGACCGGGTCTTGGGTGGCGGACTTGTCACTGGTTCGGTGGTCCTAATCGGCGGTGATCCCGGGATTGGTAAATCCACCATTTTGCTACAAACAGCCACGCACATGGCATCTGCCAAAAATCCGGCCCTGTATGTGACCGGTGAGGAATCTTTGTCTCAGGTGGCTTTACGTGCCCAGCGTCTGGATCTGCCGACCGACCAGCTCAAAGTCATGGCAGAAACCTGCGTCGAACGTATTTGTGAAGTACTGGCCCAGCAACGTCCTGCGGTGGCAATCCTGGACTCGATCCAAACCCTGTACACCGAAACCCTGCAATCTGCACCAGGTGGTGTCTCACAAATTCGTGAATCAGCGGCCTTGTTGACCCGTTTTGCCAAAAATAGTGGCACGTCTTTGTTTCTGGTCGGTCATGTAACCAAAGAAGGCGCACTGGCTGGCCCACGTGTACTGGAACATATGGTGGACTGTGTGCTGTATTTTGAAGGCCAGTCGGATTCACGTTACCGGATGATCCGAGCGGTCAAAAACCGTTTTGGTGCGGTCAATGAGCTCGGTGTGTTCGGCATGACCGATAAAGGTCTGCGCGAAGTTTCCAATCCTTCAGCCATCTTTTTAAGCCGTTATGATGAAGCGATTCCCGGTTCGATTGTAATGATCAGCCGCGAAGGTACGCGCCCGCTACTGGTTGAGGTTCAGGCACTGGTCGATGATGCACATGGCCAACCAAGACGCGTAGCGCTTGGTTTGGATCAGAACCGTCTAAATATGCTCCTTGCAGTCATGCATCGGCATGGTGGTGTGCAAACCTCCGGCCAGGATGTTTATGTCAATATTGTCGGTGGATTGAAAATTACCGAAACAGGTTCGGATCTGGCGGTACTTCTCGCCTGCGCTTCCAGCATTCGTGGCAAAGCCTTACCGCAACAGCTGGCGGTTTTTGGGGAAGTCGGACTGTCTGGAGAGATTCGCCCTGTGCCGAACGGTCAGGAACGGCTGAAAGAAGCGATTAAACATGGTTTTAAATACATTATTGTCCCTCGCGGCAATGCACCGCAAAAATCCATCGAGGGCGTGCAAATTATTGCAGTTGCGCGTTTACATGAAGCCTTGAGCGAGGCAATGGCGCTGAGTGATGAACTCAATTAACTGTAAACCGGCTCATTTCGTACAAAGAGCAAAAAAATACAGATTTTTGATTGAAATTCCACACAAAGCCTATATAAATAGACTGTACAAACAGGTTTTATTCTCATAGGAAAAATGAATGGAAGTTCGACAGCGCGGTTTGATCACAGGTATCTTGACAGCAGTTTTATTGGTTGCGCCTTTTGCAGCTGAAGCAAAACGTGCCGGTGGCGGTAAAAGTCACGGCATGCAACGTTCTGCACAACCTACTCAATCTTATCAACAACCTCGTCAAGCTGCGCCTGCTCAACAAGCGCCAGTTGCCGGTGCTGCAACCCAGCAAAAATCCGGTCCGGGTGTCGGCGGCATGGTTGCCGCGGGTGTAGCCGGTGCTGCGATTGGTGCAGTTGCTGCCAATGCCTTGGCGGATGATCAAAGTGTAGCAGCATCTGAAGCTCAGGCTGCTCAAGCCGAAGAGGAAAAAGGTGGTATTCCAGGCTGGATCTGGATCCTTCTTGCTGCTGCTGTTGCCTTCTTCATTTTCCGTAAGATGGGCGCAAAAAAAAAAGTAGCTTCTAACCCATACGCACCAAATAGCGGTGCTGGTAATACAGCACCTTTTGGTCAGGCACCGACTGCACCTCGCGGTGGTGACAGTACCAATATTTTTGGTCAGAATGTGGGTGGTCAAACGTCAAGCAACAATGCTCCGTTCGGTTCTGCTCCGGCAAATAACGCGCCTTTTGGTGCAGCTTATACCCAAAGTGGCAGCCAGTTACCGGATGGTACTGAACCTGCAGCATTCTTGCGTGTAGCGCGTC encodes the following:
- a CDS encoding Tim44 domain-containing protein; amino-acid sequence: MEVRQRGLITGILTAVLLVAPFAAEAKRAGGGKSHGMQRSAQPTQSYQQPRQAAPAQQAPVAGAATQQKSGPGVGGMVAAGVAGAAIGAVAANALADDQSVAASEAQAAQAEEEKGGIPGWIWILLAAAVAFFIFRKMGAKKKVASNPYAPNSGAGNTAPFGQAPTAPRGGDSTNIFGQNVGGQTSSNNAPFGSAPANNAPFGAAYTQSGSQLPDGTEPAAFLRVARQRFNHIQSMNTASNISEIQRYLTPELYQSMYNDIMSNQDQDVAEFSNLNAMVVDSSTDNGQYIVSVRFTGTVSEDLNSLPQPFAEIWHFTKPAGSNQDWVVAGIQQD
- the lptM gene encoding LPS translocon maturation chaperone LptM — protein: MRQVICYISILATGLVLAGCGQSGALHLPNDPNYDKRAKYLLYKNTETEPKASDEEREAPVQQQFAAPTDSDVKTTP
- a CDS encoding amino acid permease; translation: MSEKYNNSSAEHGELKRSLSNRHLQLIAIGGAIGTGLFMGSGKTISLAGPSILVIYMIIGFMVFLVMRALGELLLSNLQYKSFIDFATDLIGPWAGYFVGWTYWLCWITIGIADLSAIIYYLQFFNNGLPFSPEEGVMISVAAIVFIMGLNLVTVKLFGEMEFWFALVKIIAIVVLIAVGLWMVFTGFTNDVGTVASFSHIWEHGGLFPTGAMGFLAGFQIAIFAFVGVELVGTTAAETKDPEKNLPKAVNSIPIRIIIFYVLALLIVMSVTPWNQIDPNVSPFVNLFSQAGIAAAAIIMNLVVLSSVMSSMNSGVFSTSRMLFGLSREEQAPMAFGRLNRRAVPANALYFSAVCLLLGAALQYFVPDTVRAFTLATTLSTILFICVWIIIIWSYIVYYKTRPELHAKSTFKLPGGLVTCWIVIIFFLSMIVVLALEEDTRQALMISPIWFILLIIGYFGFYKQKHK
- the lysA gene encoding diaminopimelate decarboxylase; translation: MSFTRINGVLHAEQCSLQQLAEQFGTPLYVYSKATLEKHFLDMDRAFDFIDHQICFAVKSNSNLAVLNVLAKQGAGFDIVTGGELARVLKAGGEPSKIVFSGLGKSEADIKKALEVGIACFNVESYAELDRIQKVAAELNIKAPISLRVNPDVDAKTHPYISTGLKENKFGIPSDSVFETYQYAASLPNLDVVGIDCHIGSQLTETQPFVDALDRVIVMIDQLKELGIHLKHIDIGGGLGVTYKDETPPSVEEYANALRPALEKLGLKVYMEPGRSISANAGVLLTKVDLLKPTNHRNFAIIDAAMNDLIRPALYEAWMDIQSVTPRTDVETKEWDVVGAICETGDFLGKERELAIKENDVLAVLGAGAYGFVMSSNYNSRGRAAEVMVDADQAHLIRERETIESLWERERLLP
- the radA gene encoding DNA repair protein RadA; protein product: MAKAKSVYRCEQCGADHPKWSGQCSECGEWNSLVEVTIAPAVTHRAQPKIGGGYAGQASSITTLNQVSVSHETRLPTGISEFDRVLGGGLVTGSVVLIGGDPGIGKSTILLQTATHMASAKNPALYVTGEESLSQVALRAQRLDLPTDQLKVMAETCVERICEVLAQQRPAVAILDSIQTLYTETLQSAPGGVSQIRESAALLTRFAKNSGTSLFLVGHVTKEGALAGPRVLEHMVDCVLYFEGQSDSRYRMIRAVKNRFGAVNELGVFGMTDKGLREVSNPSAIFLSRYDEAIPGSIVMISREGTRPLLVEVQALVDDAHGQPRRVALGLDQNRLNMLLAVMHRHGGVQTSGQDVYVNIVGGLKITETGSDLAVLLACASSIRGKALPQQLAVFGEVGLSGEIRPVPNGQERLKEAIKHGFKYIIVPRGNAPQKSIEGVQIIAVARLHEALSEAMALSDELN
- a CDS encoding alanine/glycine:cation symporter family protein; this encodes MQNLQSLMETLSGWVWGPYMLVLIVGTGIFLTFRLLFWQFRMLPLAFKQVFGKHPDHSGDISQFASLMTALSATIGTGNIAGVATACVLGGPGAVFWMWMTALFGMATKYGEGVLAVKYRVKNEKGEMSGGPMYYIERGLKWKWLALIFALFGTLASFGIGSSVQSNTVALAVENSLGIETWITGIIITAFSALVILGGIKSISKASSVIVPIMAVGYVAGGLIIILNNLELVMPALKMIFSYAFTGEAAVGGAIGAAIRYGVARGVFSNEAGMGSAPIAAAAAKTDHPARQGLVSMTGTFIDTIIVCSITGIVLVMGYIMAGNSFGDQTGAVLTIGVFDKLLPGVGGWVVTFGIIFFAYSTILGWSYYGEKCATYLLGEKFVLPYRIIYIATVFIGCVATLDLVWLFADTFNGLMAVPNLIGLLLLSGVIAKESKDFIARRKSGELY